In Cyprinus carpio isolate SPL01 chromosome B16, ASM1834038v1, whole genome shotgun sequence, the following are encoded in one genomic region:
- the LOC109089044 gene encoding basic helix-loop-helix transcription factor scleraxis-like, with amino-acid sequence MSFAMVRPTPSHFLCSEISMHSEDDDNGSEGSGSDDKSFRMAGHGYGAFKLGARKKRYGCRPVAAPSELRSQIVEIHQRNAANARERDRTNSVNTAFTALRTLIPTEPADRKLSKIETLRLASSYISHLGKVLLVGEECGDGQPCLRSSGALSHHLHNLPKSSTLSPDLENSQPRQICTFCLSNQRRLNKDRERKTALRS; translated from the coding sequence ATGTCTTTTGCAATGGTGCGACCAACCCCAAGTCATTTCTTGTGCTCTGAGATCAGCATGCACTCCGAGGATGATGACAACGGCAGTGAGGGTTCTGGATCTGATGACAAGTCCTTCCGAATGGCCGGCCACGGCTATGGCGCATTTAAGTTGGGTGCTCGCAAAAAGAGGTATGGCTGCCGACCGGTAGCAGCTCCCAGCGAGCTCCGTTCTCAGATCGTGGAGATACACCAGCGGAATGCCGCGAACGCCCGAGAGCGGGATCGCAcaaacagtgtgaacacagcattcaCTGCTCTGAGAACGCTCATACCTACCGAACCAGCTGACAGGAAGCTGTCTAAGATTGAGACGCTGCGGTTGGCCTCCAGCTACATCTCGCACCTGGGGAAAGTGCTGCTGGTTGGAGAGGAGTGTGGAGATGGCCAACCTTGCCTCAGGAGCTCGGGAGCCTTGTCTCATCACCTCCACAACCTTCCAAAGAGCTCGACACTCAGCCCGGACTTAGAAAACTCGCAGCCCAGACAGATCTGCACATTCTGCCTTAGTAACCAGAGACGGCTG